The Mycolicibacterium mageritense genome contains a region encoding:
- a CDS encoding arabinosyltransferase domain-containing protein, which translates to MNDVKIARWVATIAGLLGFVLAVTTPILPVVQTTATLNWPQQGQLTNVTAPLITQAPVSLTATVPCAVVRDLPPQGGLVFGTAPAKGRDAALNAMLVNVTQSRVDVIVRNVVVASVNRDRVADPACQRIEITSTTDGTYADFVGLTQVSGANAGKPQRTGYADPNLRPAIVGVFTDLSGPAPQGLSMSAVIDTRFTTHPTPLKLAAMLLAIVSTVIALLALWRLDRLDGRRMHRLIPTRWRTLTAVDGVVVGGFLVWYVIGANSSDDGYILQMARTADHAGYMANYFRWFGSPEDPFGWYYNLLALMTHVSDASIWIRLPDLVCALVCWLLLSREVLPRLGPAVSASRPALWAAGLVLLGAWMPFNNGLRPEGQIATGALITYVLIERAVTSGRLTPAALAITTAAFTLGIQPTGLIAVAALLAGGRPILRIVMRRRRMVGTWPLVAPLLAAGTVILAVVFADQTLATVLEATRIRTAIGPSQEWWTENLRYYYLILPTTDGAISRRVAFVFTAMCLFPSLFMMLRRKRIAGVARGPAWRLMGIIFATMFFLMFTPTKWIHHFGLFAAVGGAMAALTTVLVSPAVLRSARNRMAFLALVFFVLAFCFASTNGWWYVSNFGAPFNNSVPKFAGVTVSTVFFALSAIAALWAFWLHLSRRGESRVVDRLTAAPVPIAAGFMVMVFVASMVVGVVRQYPTYSNGWANVRAFAGGCGLADDVLVEPDSNAGFLQALPGNYGPLGPLGGEKPTGFSPNGVPDRIIAEAIRLNNPQPGTDYDWTQPIKLSTPGVNGSTVPLPYGLDPARVPVAGTYSLGAQQESKLASAWYELPAADAAHPLVVITAAGTITGTSVAKGLTTGQTIEIEYARRGPDGAPVPAGRVKPFDVGPTPSWRNLRYPRSEIPADAVAVRVIAEDLSLSQGDWIAVTPPRVPEVRSVQEYIGSEQPVLMDWAVGLAFPCQQPMLHANGVTEVPKFRISPDYYAKLQSTDTWQDGINGGLLGITDLLLRASVMSTYLSRDWGQDWGSLRRFDTIVDAEPAHIDLGESTHSGLYKPGRIRIGP; encoded by the coding sequence GTGAACGACGTGAAGATCGCGCGCTGGGTCGCCACGATCGCGGGTCTGCTGGGGTTCGTGCTCGCGGTGACCACCCCGATCCTGCCCGTGGTGCAGACGACGGCGACGCTGAACTGGCCGCAGCAGGGTCAGCTCACGAATGTCACGGCCCCGCTGATCACGCAAGCCCCGGTGAGCCTGACCGCGACGGTGCCGTGCGCGGTGGTGCGGGATCTGCCTCCCCAAGGCGGCCTGGTGTTCGGCACCGCACCCGCCAAGGGCCGCGACGCCGCACTCAACGCGATGCTCGTCAACGTCACGCAATCCCGCGTGGACGTGATCGTGCGCAACGTCGTGGTCGCGAGTGTCAACCGGGACCGCGTCGCCGACCCCGCGTGTCAGCGCATCGAGATCACGTCGACGACCGACGGCACGTACGCCGACTTCGTGGGCCTGACCCAGGTGTCCGGCGCCAACGCCGGCAAACCGCAGCGCACGGGCTACGCCGACCCGAACCTGCGGCCCGCGATCGTCGGGGTGTTCACCGACCTGTCCGGGCCTGCGCCGCAAGGTCTTTCGATGTCGGCCGTCATCGACACGCGCTTCACGACCCATCCGACGCCGCTGAAACTCGCGGCGATGCTGCTCGCGATCGTCTCGACCGTGATCGCGCTGCTCGCGCTGTGGCGTCTGGACCGGCTCGACGGGCGCCGCATGCACCGGCTCATCCCGACCCGCTGGCGCACGCTCACCGCAGTCGACGGCGTGGTCGTCGGCGGGTTCCTGGTCTGGTACGTGATCGGTGCCAATTCCTCCGACGACGGCTACATCCTGCAGATGGCCCGCACGGCCGACCACGCGGGATACATGGCCAACTACTTCCGGTGGTTCGGCAGTCCCGAGGATCCGTTCGGCTGGTACTACAACCTGCTGGCACTCATGACCCATGTCAGCGACGCGAGCATCTGGATCCGGCTGCCGGACCTGGTCTGCGCGCTCGTCTGCTGGCTGCTGCTGTCCCGCGAGGTGCTGCCGCGGCTGGGCCCGGCCGTATCGGCCAGCAGGCCCGCGCTGTGGGCGGCAGGCCTCGTCCTGCTCGGCGCGTGGATGCCGTTCAACAACGGCCTGCGGCCCGAAGGCCAGATCGCCACGGGCGCGCTGATCACCTACGTGCTGATCGAACGGGCCGTCACCTCGGGCCGGCTGACCCCGGCCGCGCTGGCGATCACCACCGCCGCGTTCACGCTCGGCATCCAGCCGACCGGCCTCATCGCGGTCGCGGCGTTGCTCGCGGGCGGCCGGCCGATCCTGCGGATCGTGATGCGTCGCCGCCGCATGGTGGGTACCTGGCCGCTGGTGGCGCCGCTGCTGGCCGCGGGCACCGTGATCCTGGCCGTGGTGTTCGCCGACCAGACCCTGGCAACGGTGCTGGAGGCCACCAGGATTCGCACGGCGATCGGGCCCAGCCAGGAATGGTGGACCGAGAACCTGCGGTACTACTACCTGATCCTGCCCACGACCGACGGCGCGATCTCGCGGCGCGTGGCCTTCGTGTTCACCGCGATGTGCCTGTTCCCGTCGCTGTTCATGATGCTGCGGCGCAAGCGGATCGCGGGCGTCGCGCGGGGCCCGGCCTGGCGACTGATGGGCATCATCTTCGCGACCATGTTCTTCCTGATGTTCACGCCCACCAAGTGGATTCACCACTTCGGCCTGTTCGCGGCCGTGGGCGGCGCGATGGCCGCGCTCACGACCGTGCTGGTGTCGCCTGCCGTGCTGAGATCGGCACGCAACCGGATGGCGTTCCTGGCGCTCGTGTTCTTCGTGCTCGCGTTCTGCTTCGCGTCCACCAACGGCTGGTGGTATGTGTCGAACTTCGGTGCGCCGTTCAACAATTCGGTGCCCAAGTTCGCGGGTGTCACGGTCAGTACGGTGTTCTTCGCACTCTCGGCGATCGCGGCGCTGTGGGCGTTCTGGCTGCACCTGTCGCGCCGCGGCGAGTCGCGCGTCGTCGACCGGTTGACCGCGGCACCCGTTCCGATCGCGGCCGGGTTCATGGTCATGGTGTTCGTCGCGTCGATGGTCGTCGGCGTGGTGCGCCAGTACCCGACCTACTCCAACGGGTGGGCCAACGTCCGCGCGTTCGCCGGCGGCTGCGGCCTGGCCGACGACGTGCTGGTCGAACCGGACTCCAACGCGGGCTTCCTGCAGGCGCTGCCGGGCAATTACGGGCCGCTCGGCCCGCTGGGCGGCGAGAAGCCGACGGGCTTCTCCCCCAACGGAGTTCCCGACCGCATCATCGCCGAGGCCATCCGGCTCAACAACCCGCAGCCGGGCACCGACTACGACTGGACCCAGCCGATCAAGCTGTCCACACCGGGTGTCAACGGCTCGACCGTCCCGCTGCCCTACGGCCTGGACCCCGCGCGGGTTCCGGTTGCTGGCACGTATTCGCTTGGCGCGCAACAGGAGAGCAAGCTGGCATCGGCGTGGTACGAGCTGCCCGCCGCCGACGCGGCCCATCCGCTCGTGGTGATCACCGCCGCGGGCACGATCACCGGAACCAGTGTCGCCAAGGGCTTGACGACCGGTCAGACCATCGAGATCGAGTACGCACGGCGCGGACCCGACGGCGCTCCGGTGCCCGCGGGGCGGGTCAAGCCGTTCGACGTCGGCCCCACCCCGTCGTGGCGCAACCTGCGTTACCCGCGCTCGGAGATTCCCGCCGACGCGGTCGCGGTCCGGGTGATCGCCGAGGATCTGTCACTGAGCCAGGGCGATTGGATCGCGGTGACGCCGCCGCGTGTGCCCGAGGTCCGGTCGGTGCAGGAGTACATCGGCTCCGAGCAGCCCGTGCTGATGGACTGGGCGGTCGGGTTGGCCTTCCCGTGTCAGCAGCCGATGCTGCACGCCAACGGCGTGACCGAGGTGCCCAAGTTCCGCATCTCGCCCGACTACTACGCCAAGCTGCAGAGCACCGACACGTGGCAGGACGGCATCAACGGCGGCCTGCTCGGCATCACCGACCTGCTACTGCGGGCTTCGGTGATGTCGACGTACCTGTCGCGGGACTGGGGTCAGGACTGGGGCTCACTGCGCAGGTTCGACACCATCGTGGATGCCGAGCCTGCCCACATCGACCTCGGCGAGTCGACCCACAGCGGGCTGTACAAGCCGGGCCGGATCCGGATCGGCCCGTAG